A single window of Bacteroidota bacterium DNA harbors:
- a CDS encoding DUF255 domain-containing protein — MKKMILILAAIAFLPLLIEAQMLNNQAKVNWISFEEAVSLQKKTPKTIFIDMYTDWCGWCKKMDQATFANPGIASYLNANFYCVKFDAERKDTVSYKGKQYINQGQGRRPTHQLAIELLKGKMSYPTIVYIDDEFNANPVGGYMDPIKIEPLLVYFAERIHKSANFDDFKKYFEKTFHKKENPPNLIKWYSFNEAIELNKTNPKKIIINIYSKWNKGSSVMNNSTFTDSTIASYINRNYYPVKIEAETTDTIIVGEQTFINEQKVLNYPHQLPINLLQGKMAYPTMVYLDEKSQIINRVNGYMPPKAIEPIIKYFAENIYKTTKYEDYLKAFKSKIR, encoded by the coding sequence AAGCTCAAATGCTGAATAATCAAGCAAAAGTAAATTGGATAAGTTTTGAAGAAGCAGTTTCGCTTCAAAAAAAAACACCTAAAACCATTTTTATAGATATGTACACCGACTGGTGTGGATGGTGCAAAAAAATGGATCAGGCAACATTTGCAAATCCTGGCATTGCCTCCTATTTAAATGCAAATTTTTATTGTGTAAAATTCGATGCAGAAAGAAAAGATACGGTTTCCTATAAGGGAAAACAATATATTAATCAAGGACAGGGCAGAAGACCTACGCACCAATTAGCAATAGAATTGTTAAAAGGGAAAATGTCGTATCCAACAATAGTATATATCGACGATGAATTCAATGCAAATCCAGTTGGAGGATATATGGATCCTATAAAAATTGAGCCTCTTTTGGTTTATTTTGCGGAAAGGATTCACAAATCGGCAAATTTTGATGATTTTAAAAAATACTTCGAAAAAACTTTTCACAAAAAAGAAAATCCGCCAAATCTTATAAAATGGTATTCATTCAATGAAGCAATTGAACTAAACAAAACTAATCCGAAAAAGATAATAATAAATATATATTCTAAATGGAACAAGGGAAGTTCGGTTATGAATAACAGTACATTTACAGATAGCACAATTGCAAGCTATATCAACCGGAATTATTATCCTGTGAAAATTGAAGCTGAAACTACTGATACAATAATTGTTGGAGAGCAAACTTTCATAAACGAGCAGAAAGTTCTAAACTATCCACACCAATTGCCAATTAATCTTTTACAAGGAAAAATGGCTTATCCTACAATGGTTTATCTCGACGAAAAATCCCAAATCATAAACCGTGTGAACGGATACATGCCACCAAAAGCAATTGAACCAATTATAAAATATTTTGCTGAAAATATATATAAAACAACGAAATACGAAGATTACTTGAAAGCATTTAAAAGCAAAATTCGGTAA